From a single Brassica napus cultivar Da-Ae chromosome C9, Da-Ae, whole genome shotgun sequence genomic region:
- the LOC106412287 gene encoding receptor-like protein 57 yields MPANHHRFSYRLILLFLLTFETARRSASGDPNDEACLANLHQSLEDPANNLHNWTKPFFSNPCPGFDSYLHGVTCNNGRVYKLSLTNLSLRGSISPLLSNCTNLQSLDLSSNQISGEIPPAIQSLSNLAVLNLSSNRLSGEISPQLARCSFLNVIDLHGNGLSGVIPQQLGTLARLSAFDVSDNELSGQIPANLGTRNGNSPRFNSSSFAGNKKLYGYPLGEMKSKGLSVMAIVGIGLGSGVASLVVSFTGVCIWLKVTEKKMEEEEGKISHSMPDY; encoded by the coding sequence ATGCCGGCGAATCACCACCGGTTTAGTTACCGGTTAATCTTACTCTTCCTCCTGACTTTCGAAACAGCGCGGCGTTCAGCTTCCGGTGACCCAAACGACGAGGCGTGCCTCGCGAATCTCCATCAAAGCTTAGAAGATCCGGCGAACAATCTCCACAACTGGACCAAACCCTTCTTCTCCAACCCATGCCCCGGCTTCGACTCCTATCTCCACGGCGTCACCTGCAACAACGGCAGAGTCTACAAACTCTCCCTAACAAACCTCTCCCTCCGCGGCTCCATCTCCCCGCTCCTCTCCAACTGCACGAACCTCCAGTCGCTAGATCTATCCTCCAACCAGATCTCCGGCGAGATCCCGCCGGCGATTCAGTCCTTATCCAACCTCGCGGTTCTCAACCTCTCCTCCAACCGCCTCTCCGGCGAAATCTCGCCTCAGCTCGCCCGGTGCTCGTTCCTCAACGTCATCGATCTCCACGGTAACGGACTCTCCGGCGTGATCCCGCAGCAGCTGGGAACCCTCGCGAGGCTGTCGGCGTTCGACGTGTCCGACAACGAGCTGTCAGGTCAGATCCCGGCGAATCTGGGGACGCGTAACGGAAACTCGCCGAGGTTCAATTCGAGCTCGTTCGCCGGGAACAAGAAGCTGTATGGGTACCCGTTGGGGGAGATGAAGAGCAAGGGGCTGTCGGTGATGGCGATCGTTGGGATTGGGCTTGGGAGTGGAGTCGCGAGCTTGGTGGTTAGCTTCACGGGGGTGTGTATATGGTTGAAGGTCAcggagaagaagatggaggaagaagaagggaagATTAGTCACTCCATGCCTGATTACTAA